From the genome of Vicia villosa cultivar HV-30 ecotype Madison, WI linkage group LG2, Vvil1.0, whole genome shotgun sequence, one region includes:
- the LOC131652013 gene encoding diaminopimelate decarboxylase 1, chloroplastic-like isoform X1, which yields MAGTHLLSHSYSLPKTHNHAFTRNPLPQNLLFPLKSKPTIKPCVLRAVLSQNTAKTPLETPKNSHFQHCFSKSEDGYLYCEGLKVDEHFQHCFSKSEDGYLYCEGLKVDEIMESVEKRPFYLYSKPQITRNVEAYKSALEGLTSIIGYAIKANNNYKILEHLKNLGCGAVLVSGNELKLALRAGFDPTRCIFNGNGKILEDLVLAAEAGVFVNIDSEFDLENIVAAARIAGKRVNVLLRINPDVDPQVHPYVATGNKNSKFGIRNEKLQWFLDAVKEHPVELKLVGAHCHLGSTITKVDIFRDAATIMVNYIDEIRSQGFEVDYLNIGGGLGIDYYHAGAVLPKPRDLIDTVRELVLSRGLKLIIEPGRSLIANTCCLVNRVTGVKTNGSKNFIVIDGSMAELIRPSLYDAYQHIELVSPAPANAEIATFDIVGPVCESADFLGKERQLPTPAKGTGLVVHDAGAYCMSMASTYNLKMRPPEYWVEDDGSLSKIRHGETFEDHIRFFEGL from the exons ATGGCAGGTACACACCTCCTCTCTCACTCTTATTCCCTTCCCAAAACCCACAACCACGCTTTCACCAGAAACCCATTACCTCAAAACCTTCTCTTCCCTCTCAAATCCAAACCCACCATCAAACCGTGCGTTCTCAGAGCAGTTCTATCTCAAAACACCGCCAAAACCCCACTAGAAACCCCAAAGAACTCTCATTTTCAGCATTGTTTCAGCAAATCCGAAGATGGGTATCTGTATTGTGAAGGTCTCAAGGTGGATGAGCATTTTCAGCATTGTTTCAGCAAATCCGAAGATGGGTATCTGTATTGTGAAGGTCTCAAGGTGGATGAGATTATGGAGTCTGTTGAAAAAAGGCCTTTTTATTTGTATAGTAAACCCCAAATTACTAGGAATGTTGAAGCTTATAAGAGTGCATTGGAAGGGTTAACGTCTATTATTGGTTATGCTATTAAGGCCAATAATAACTATAAGATTTTGGAGCATTTGAAGAATTTGGGTTGTGGTGCTGTGCTTGTTAGTGGAAATGAGCTTAAACTTGCTCTTCGTGCTGGATTTGATCCCACAAG GTGTATCTTTAATGGAAATGGGAAAATCTTGGAGGATTTGGTCTTGGCTGCCGAAGCAGGTGTGTTTGTCAACATTGACAGTGAGTTTGATTTGGAAAACATTGTGGCTGCTGCAAGAATTGCTGGAAAGAGGGTGAATGTTTTACTTCGGATTAATCCTGATGTTGATCCGCAG GTCCATCCTTATGTTGCCACCGGAAATAAGAACTCTAAATTTGGCATTAGAAACGAGAAGCTGCAATGGTTTTTAGATGCTGTCAAGGAGCACCCTGTTGAACTGAAGCTTGTAGGAGCCCACTGTCATCTTGGATCAACCATTACCAAG GTAGATATTTTCAGGGATGCAGCCACTATTATGGTCAACTACATTGACGAAATCCGATCTCAGGGTTTTGAAGTTGACTATTTAAATATTGGTGGTGGACTTGGGATAGATTATTATCATGCTGGTGCTGTCCTTCCTAAACCCAGAGATCTAATTGATACT GTGCGGGAGCTTGTTCTTTCCCGTGGTCTTAAACTCATCATTGAACCAGGGAGATCACTTATAGCAAATACCTGCTGCTTAGTTAACCGGGTGACAGGTGTCAAAACCAATGGCTCTAAAAACTTTATCGTGATTGATGGAAGTATGGCCGAACTTATCCGCCCAAGTCTCTATGACGCTTATCAG CATATCGAGCTGGTTTCCCCTGCCCCAGCAAATGCCGAGATTGCTACTTTTGATATAGTCGGCCCTGTCTGTGAGTCTGCCGATTTCTTAGGAAAAGAAAGACAACTTCCAACTCCTGCCAAG GGTACTGGTCTAGTAGTTCATGATGCTGGTGCTTACTGCATGAGTATGGCATCTACTTACAATCTAAAGATGCGTCCTCCCGAGTATTGG GTTGAAGATGATGGATCATTGAGCAAAATCAGACACGGTGAAACATTCGAAGACCATATCCGGTTCTTTGAGGGGCTTTAA
- the LOC131652013 gene encoding diaminopimelate decarboxylase 1, chloroplastic-like isoform X2, giving the protein MAGTHLLSHSYSLPKTHNHAFTRNPLPQNLLFPLKSKPTIKPCVLRAVLSQNTAKTPLETPKNSHFQHCFSKSEDGYLYCEGLKVDEIMESVEKRPFYLYSKPQITRNVEAYKSALEGLTSIIGYAIKANNNYKILEHLKNLGCGAVLVSGNELKLALRAGFDPTRCIFNGNGKILEDLVLAAEAGVFVNIDSEFDLENIVAAARIAGKRVNVLLRINPDVDPQVHPYVATGNKNSKFGIRNEKLQWFLDAVKEHPVELKLVGAHCHLGSTITKVDIFRDAATIMVNYIDEIRSQGFEVDYLNIGGGLGIDYYHAGAVLPKPRDLIDTVRELVLSRGLKLIIEPGRSLIANTCCLVNRVTGVKTNGSKNFIVIDGSMAELIRPSLYDAYQHIELVSPAPANAEIATFDIVGPVCESADFLGKERQLPTPAKGTGLVVHDAGAYCMSMASTYNLKMRPPEYWVEDDGSLSKIRHGETFEDHIRFFEGL; this is encoded by the exons ATGGCAGGTACACACCTCCTCTCTCACTCTTATTCCCTTCCCAAAACCCACAACCACGCTTTCACCAGAAACCCATTACCTCAAAACCTTCTCTTCCCTCTCAAATCCAAACCCACCATCAAACCGTGCGTTCTCAGAGCAGTTCTATCTCAAAACACCGCCAAAACCCCACTAGAAACCCCAAAGAACTCTCATTTTCAGCATTGTTTCAGCAAATCCGAAGATGGGTATCTGTATTGTGAAG GTCTCAAGGTGGATGAGATTATGGAGTCTGTTGAAAAAAGGCCTTTTTATTTGTATAGTAAACCCCAAATTACTAGGAATGTTGAAGCTTATAAGAGTGCATTGGAAGGGTTAACGTCTATTATTGGTTATGCTATTAAGGCCAATAATAACTATAAGATTTTGGAGCATTTGAAGAATTTGGGTTGTGGTGCTGTGCTTGTTAGTGGAAATGAGCTTAAACTTGCTCTTCGTGCTGGATTTGATCCCACAAG GTGTATCTTTAATGGAAATGGGAAAATCTTGGAGGATTTGGTCTTGGCTGCCGAAGCAGGTGTGTTTGTCAACATTGACAGTGAGTTTGATTTGGAAAACATTGTGGCTGCTGCAAGAATTGCTGGAAAGAGGGTGAATGTTTTACTTCGGATTAATCCTGATGTTGATCCGCAG GTCCATCCTTATGTTGCCACCGGAAATAAGAACTCTAAATTTGGCATTAGAAACGAGAAGCTGCAATGGTTTTTAGATGCTGTCAAGGAGCACCCTGTTGAACTGAAGCTTGTAGGAGCCCACTGTCATCTTGGATCAACCATTACCAAG GTAGATATTTTCAGGGATGCAGCCACTATTATGGTCAACTACATTGACGAAATCCGATCTCAGGGTTTTGAAGTTGACTATTTAAATATTGGTGGTGGACTTGGGATAGATTATTATCATGCTGGTGCTGTCCTTCCTAAACCCAGAGATCTAATTGATACT GTGCGGGAGCTTGTTCTTTCCCGTGGTCTTAAACTCATCATTGAACCAGGGAGATCACTTATAGCAAATACCTGCTGCTTAGTTAACCGGGTGACAGGTGTCAAAACCAATGGCTCTAAAAACTTTATCGTGATTGATGGAAGTATGGCCGAACTTATCCGCCCAAGTCTCTATGACGCTTATCAG CATATCGAGCTGGTTTCCCCTGCCCCAGCAAATGCCGAGATTGCTACTTTTGATATAGTCGGCCCTGTCTGTGAGTCTGCCGATTTCTTAGGAAAAGAAAGACAACTTCCAACTCCTGCCAAG GGTACTGGTCTAGTAGTTCATGATGCTGGTGCTTACTGCATGAGTATGGCATCTACTTACAATCTAAAGATGCGTCCTCCCGAGTATTGG GTTGAAGATGATGGATCATTGAGCAAAATCAGACACGGTGAAACATTCGAAGACCATATCCGGTTCTTTGAGGGGCTTTAA